In Chanodichthys erythropterus isolate Z2021 chromosome 20, ASM2448905v1, whole genome shotgun sequence, the genomic stretch cacatCTTTAATTCTGAGAACTGTTcataataacaacattaatattaataataacaacaaacataaaaagtgcTGGGAGCATCGATCAGCAGCATTCTGTAAACTAAGTAAAACTGCATAATGGTAATTCTGAATCTGTATGATAAATTATTTTGCAATCATGTTAGAATAAagcaatatttctccaaatatgCGCAATTTTTTTGACTAAAGAGCCATAACGGAACGGACGATGTTCAGTGAAGCTATGtgaacaacacaaaaaaaaaacgcagcAGACGTGAGGGAATTCATTCGTGTTGATAATCTATTCACAATATAACGTTAAGTTGGCCGAATGGTGAGAGAAGTAGGTTTTAGTTTCACTATCTCAGCACTGATGTGATGATCCGTTAAAGCATATCACTGCAATGACGGACATTGACCGGGAATTCACAGTATAATAACTGAACGGGGCTTGTCATCATAAATCGATTATATTTAGGTGTTTTGCAACTTCAGTGTAGTGATTTATTGCAACTTCAGGAACGTTTACTGCATTCTTACCTTCGAGAGATAACTTATTGATGTGTGATGATGATCACTGAAGCAGCTCCTGTGCTTTCGGTGTGAGAGCGGAACATTTTCCAGCCGCGCCAGCCTTATTGATTGGCCAGGCTCGTGACTCCCAACAAATCAGACGGACGATGGGCGGGGCTTAGTCTAGGCCACAGAGCGGTGCGCTCTGACTGAGGTGGCTGGATCAGTGCCAGATCgcgcatttcaaaataaagtggTTTTATCGGCAAATCGGTTTTGAAAATGGCCGATGCCGATAACAAGAAAAATGCTTAATATTGGCGCTGATAATCGGTCGACCCctactattttaacaatgtttttacgtCTATtgtggaccttgaatgtggtaattatgttgctttcccTTGGGGATCAGagacctctcggatttcatcaaaaaatatcttaatttgtgtttcgaagatgaacgaaggtcttacgggtgtggaacagcatgagggtgagtaataaatgacagaatttacatttttgggtgcactaaccctttaaggatatATCCTGAGTGAAGCACGGCACTGTGTTTATTTACAAATGTGCCTTTCATGATCTTGTGTTTCAGTGTGTTTTAGAGCTGCTCTGTTCATTTTCAGTACGGTCCAATTCACCCTATGAGTtctataaattaatattatagaTCTTATTGTTTACAATTCATCCATGAatgtttcctcttttttttattgacCTTGTAATGTCTATCAAAATGTCACAACTGGACCTTTCGATGAAAACATCACacttctctctggtgacgtATGCAGGACTTCTCCAATAATTTAGtcacttaaaggaacactccactttttttgaaaataggctcattttccaactcccctagagttaaactgttgagttttaccgttttcgaatccattcagccgatctccggttctggcagtaccacttttagcatagcttagcatagttcattgaatctgattagaccgttagcatcgcgcttaaaaatgaccaaagagttttgatatttttcctatttaaaacttgactcttctgtagttaaatcgtgtactaagaccggcggaaaatgaaaagttgcgattttctaggccgatatggctaggaactatactctcattccagcgtaataatcaaggaactttgctgccgtatcatggctgcctgcagcagtgcaatgatattaggcagcgtctctcacaaatgtctccatggttgcaaggcacgttccctgtgcaagcaggggctcacgggcgctgcgtaatatcattgcactgctgtagccatggaacggcagcaaagttccttgattattacgccggaatgagagtatagttcctagccatatcagcctagaaaatcacaactttttattttccctcggtcttagtacacgatttaactacagaagagtcaagttttaaataggaaaaatatcaaaactctttggtcatttttaagcgcgatgctaacggtctaatcagattcaatgaactatgctaagctatgctaaaagtggtactgccagaaccggagatcggctgaatggattcgaaaacggtaaaactcaacagtttaactctaggggagttggaaaattagcctattttcaaaaaaagtggagtgttccttttaaCCTCATGTTCATCTGCCTGCACTTTTCAGTGCAACACCCACATTGCAAAATTCAATCAACAACAGATGCATAGAATCAAGTCCAGccctacagttttttttttttttttttttttgtcttgtactTGCGTTTCATCACAGCTTTAAAAAAGTGCTGCAGTATACCCCTCTCACCTTTGGCAtactattttaaaatactatgaTTGGGGACGTGCAAATTCTAATTGCTAAACTTGCTAGGACATATAGTATGCGAATATAAGGGTTAGTCACAGCAAAGAAAGCCACACCTAAAGGGAAACAGCATCTCTCCCTTCCTCTCAAACTCCTCCCTGcatgccaaagtcacatgacttTATAGTGCAGTGAGTGTACACAATGTTAATGCAGTGACTCAGTGCTCTCAGAACAGAGACATTTGGGGCAATGATGAGTCTATGACTGGTGTAATAATGGTGGAACTCAGTGTTTTGCTGAGCTAAAGGGTAATGTGtatataataatgttaaaacatttGGAAACTGAAAAGAGTTATTGCCACATTTCTGGGATGGCAGCATGTGCACACTTACATTTTCTGTTGCtttgtgaaaagaaagaaaccAAAAAGCAGTGAAAGTATAAATGGAGAATGACAGAAATATAGGCACATACAACACGTATAACAAACGCATCTTGCTTCCTTTTCTTTCAGATTGAGGAGGTGGTTGTGTGAGGTTAAAGGAGAggttgtgtgagtgtgtgtgcgagtAATGGCGGAGCAGCAGAGACAGCGTTCACTCTCCACGTCGGGAGAATCCTTATACCTGGTCCTGGGAGTTGATAAGAACACAGCACCAGAAGACATAAAGAAATCCTACAGGTGAGACACTCTGGATGGACATAGAAagattacaaataaaaatagtgGAGAAAATGCTCTGAACCCAttttattccattttattttgcCTTACATTATTTGATCTTATTTTACTTTACCCAACCCAAGAGAGATTGTGTTGgtaaaaacaaattttcttgTGTTAAGCACATTTGAATCCACTAGAGGGCGACAGAACATTTTCCTCACTTCCTCTGGATGTTCAGGATAACATTCTACCATTCTAGTCTCACTACTGTTGTTGCATTTAGTATGTATACTGTGCACACATGTAAACTTTCTTTGTGCATGAATACACAGATGACTGACTACATTTaccaacatttattttaaaataatgcttagcatttcacatactgtttttgtttgtttttttaaataagagcTGCCAGTTAGTATACCATTCTGAGCATAGCAATAGTTttatgttaaaggtgctaaagaggatgttttgttttatacatttttgcagtatttcttgaaactgtctttactaactgataaaagactatttattaggtgcactgaaagatataatattaatatatacataatctgtgcacaaggtagggccttaaaaacatcagccaatcgtttacgtgatcatcacacaaacgattggccctctggcttgtcaatcactgccattacgttccttttgtcaggagacaggagtaacaactgcagattatgagttacctgcggtgagtccggcataatgaatccactaacacgacagagcgaatgccggtggtaaacactcgtgttctaATAcccgtgcacgagttttgggaggcattccctcgaaatgagctgtgaaggaggggggttgttcttacgcatgcgctgatttcaaaaactcactaacagtctttggattctcagtcgacgaaaagatcatctttagcacctttaacacatCTAAAAGCAGATTGGCATTGATTCCAGAAAAGATCATAGTTGCATTAAAAGTTTCATTCTCATTTCTGGTCTTTTGGTTTGCAGAAAATTGGCTCTGAAGTTTCATCCTGACAAGAATCCTGACAATCCAGAAGCGGTTGAGAAATTCAAAGAGATCAACAACGCTCATGCCATTTTATCAGACCCCACCAAACGCAACATATATGACAAATATGGATCTCTGGGCCTTTACGTGGCAGAACAGTTTGGAGAGGAGAATGTTAACACATACTTTGTATTGTCCAGCTGGTGGGCCAAGGTTAGTCATACTCAGAAGCAAACTTATAAgatatatacatacactaccattcaaaggtttagggtcagtaagttAAATTATGTACATGCTGTTGAATTTCTCCTTTTTCCCCTCTTGACAGGCATTATTTATATTCTGCGGTGTGGCTACAGgctgttatttctgctgctgtctgtgctGCTGCTGTAACTGCTGCTGTGGGAAGTGTAAACCTCATCCTCCGCGGGCAGACGAGCCGGATTTCTATGTGTCTCCTGAAGACTTAGAAGCTCAGATGCAGTCTGATGAGAGAGGTGAGACACACTGACTCGCTCATTCATTCACAATAGTTACATACACATGGTTTCAAGAAATCAAAATGGAAGTTTTGTGGCTGTTAGTCCATGTGTATTTTTGAAACCATACATTAGCTGGTGTATTTctaaaagtctaaataaaagttctctaaaataTCATTCCACTGGACACTGACAACCAATAGCAAGCATATCATGGTTTGATGACTTAAAGGCCCGCTGAAGTGTCTTGGAAtgcgcagcattattcaatgtgttgatgtaatttcaactgaaacaggaagacagggtgaTATGGaacagccccgccccttttttaaaatagccaatagcgtttcgTTTAAatcacagctcggccagagctgttaaactcagtaaaacctctgtttccttctaatctctaacaGTTTCTCCTCCTTATCTCCTCTATATCACTTTAAAacacagcattctgtgcagaatttaaaTGGGTCTGATACCTTTCGTGGTCTGAGCCTAATTGCAGATATGATCCActctgtgctctcgtgtctCTGGACTGGAGCAGACTGTGCTTGCGCTGCGGTGGATCACATTATACTAACATGAAAACGGACTTTATTCgcgtcaatggaaagcatattaaCACTCGTAAATATGCGTTCcctattctctatatagtgcacttCACCAtatagaaactagtaaatgtgtgaacaaatgactgATGATTTCAGCTGCAGCTTCAGCGTCTGTTGATAGTGTAGGagggggcgggacttcagattaTAGAGAGCaattgattggacagaagatatgatgagaagctgaagtgcgatgtgatgtcatgaaaatccgatttttttttttatattggttCATCTCAAGTTTTGTGGTcttaaaataaatgctattaaGAATTTTTAAAAAGGACCTTCAATATGCCCTCTCCCCTACTTCCTGTTTCAAAAGGAAGTGCGTCTGGAAATAAAACTGCATTCATCAAACTATTTCATGGGGTTTTAATAAATGTCCCTGGCACTATTGTACACAATTCATTGCATGTTACTGTAAAGGAATATCGTTTGGTTTCATAATCTTTCAGCACAATTTTATCTGCTTCTGAAATGAAACTTTTCTTTTCTGCTGGCATAACCAAGGCCGCGCAGGTAGGTCAATAGTATCATTGGTTTTTAAATCAAATCCtaatggataaaatcaagtcctgcccaACATTATTGCCTGTTTCACTTAGAATTGCAGTTAAATGCCTTCGGATTGTTTACTTAGGTCTGTTCAGCATTTGAAGTGGCTTCCTGGCACTTAAAATCATGCCTGAAATGCTTAGCAACAGGGTACAGTTTGGGCTGTTAGCTGCTCGTATTATAAAGCAGCGTGACACTGGTGTCTGTTTCCACAGATGGCAGCAGTCCCATCGTGATGCAGCCGTCCTCTGCTACAGAGACCACTCAGCTGACCGCAGATTCTTACCACACCAGCTACCGGACAGATGCCAGCTATTAAaacctccctctctctctctcacacatggGACCACCATCCCGGAAGAGGTCACGGTGTGGAATGAGTGATCCAGAGGAAAGAGGATGAGTGGTTAGTTAGTTACAGATCTTCTGTTGAAAAACCTGAAATGCTCCACTGTACAGGGCAAGAAgcaagttattatttttatttgcctTTACCCTCTATCATCCCCATACCTACTGCTGTGTTAtattcaacacacacacacacacacacacacacacacacacacacacacactcacaaggACTTTCTTACAGTGTCCATACAGTCTTCCTGCTATGATCAATGCTTCATCTTTCACGCTGCATTTGTCTACATGATCAGTGAAGATCATTTTGATCAGTCTTATTTGAGAATTGATTTGTAACAACAGGACACAAGGAAATATGTTTGTATGCTTTAATGCTTTCAGCTTCCATAATGGCCAGTGAAGCTGGTGTTACACTAACTGACTGGAAACATCTTTCTTAATAATGGTTGAGGTTGTCAAACCATTCagcattaccattcaaaagcttaggatcagtaagaattttttttttttttttaaggaattaaTAATTCAGCAAGTATgaattcaattgatcaaaagtgacatttataatgttacaaagatttctatttcaaataaatgctgttctgttaatcaaagaatcctggaaaaagcaacacagctgttttcaacattgatgataataagaaatgtttcttgagcagcaaatcagcatattagaatgatttctgaagatcaTGTAAcactaatgatgctgaaaattcagctttgcatcacaggaataaattacattcaaaaaatatattaaaacagaaaaaagttgttttactttgtaataatatttcacttttttctgcatttttaatcaaagaaatgcagccttggtgagcggAAGAggcatcttttaaaaaaaaaaaaaaaaaaatcttactgaccccaaacttttcaaaaGTGATTGACCTTTCCATGCATGTGATTAGCACAAACCTCAC encodes the following:
- the dnajc5ab gene encoding dnaJ homolog subfamily C member 5, with translation MAEQQRQRSLSTSGESLYLVLGVDKNTAPEDIKKSYRKLALKFHPDKNPDNPEAVEKFKEINNAHAILSDPTKRNIYDKYGSLGLYVAEQFGEENVNTYFVLSSWWAKALFIFCGVATGCYFCCCLCCCCNCCCGKCKPHPPRADEPDFYVSPEDLEAQMQSDERDGSSPIVMQPSSATETTQLTADSYHTSYRTDASY